Below is a window of Candidatus Binataceae bacterium DNA.
ACGCCCGAGCGGCGTACTTATAAGCCAGCTTCTCAGTTGGACTCCATTTGTGCTCCGGATTTGCCGCCGTCGCTATGCGTGCATGCCATCTCATCACTTCAACGGCGGGATTGTGCCGCATCGGATTGTCGGAAGAGCCCAAGTAATCCTTCGCGGTGTTCTTGTGAACAAATAGCGTGTGATAGGCCTCCGAAAACGCATCCATGCAAAGATTCCAATTCGTACGGATCGTCGCGCTGGTTAGCCCGGTGGATCGGAAATTTTCAAAAAATCCTTCGTAAAGATCAGGGGAGGCAAGCTCGCCCAGCCAGGAGTCGAGGTTCTCCGCGTCCTTGTCGAAATTGAGGAAGATGAAAGTGTGGCGCACCTCGCAGCGGATCTCGCGCAGCCCCAGCGCCTCACTCTCATGGGGCGGAAACTGATTGCTATCGGTCATCGCGCGAAGACTGCCATCAATGTTGTAGGTCCATCCGTGGTATCCGCATGAAAAACCTTGGCGGCTATTTCCCGCTTCCTTGCAGACAAGCAGATTTCCGCGATGCCGACAGACATTGTGAAACGCTCGAATCCGGTTTTCCTTATCCCTAACGATGAGGACGTTATAGTTCAGCCCCGGGATCCTTCTGGTTTTGTAATCACCGGGATTAGGCAGGTCGTAGTCGTGTCCAATCGGCAGCCAGGCCTTCTTGAAGATCCGATCAATATCTTTTTGATAGGCCTCTTCTG
It encodes the following:
- a CDS encoding aromatic ring-hydroxylating dioxygenase subunit alpha, coding for MAESPIRGDLAGIEFNVDVQGMFTEEAYQKDIDRIFKKAWLPIGHDYDLPNPGDYKTRRIPGLNYNVLIVRDKENRIRAFHNVCRHRGNLLVCKEAGNSRQGFSCGYHGWTYNIDGSLRAMTDSNQFPPHESEALGLREIRCEVRHTFIFLNFDKDAENLDSWLGELASPDLYEGFFENFRSTGLTSATIRTNWNLCMDAFSEAYHTLFVHKNTAKDYLGSSDNPMRHNPAVEVMRWHARIATAANPEHKWSPTEKLAYKYAARAFPSFDSDSSGLPAGVNFGKIDSWAFDVVKFFPNLIMLTGRDWFIEVYAWPLAADRTLCEFNTFLRNPKTYGERVAQEFSYVVTREIAQEDLYLLERQQSALENGAVTNFFLSFQELVVAHHYRNRARLLSNGEGR